In a genomic window of Halalkalicoccus sp. CG83:
- the thyX gene encoding FAD-dependent thymidylate synthase codes for MDVTLLEATDDPERVICTAARNDYMGEFVGDQSFEETMASVDGDSLEEKQRTLIGHLLSHGHFGPFEHPQATFAIEGMSRSCMAQITRHRHVSFDVQSMRYVAFDEVDPEAVRAGEMVVVPPSATDPDWVGRNQRSGSVDEATIEKREEVFRESVSRSVEDYQRLLDLGMAPEDARFVLPIGTKVNVVMSMNARMLMHVADMRAAADAQWEIRELTERVLELAADWCPITFDYYEENMKGRKNRLAP; via the coding sequence ATGGACGTCACCCTGCTCGAAGCGACCGACGACCCCGAGCGGGTCATCTGTACGGCCGCGCGGAACGACTACATGGGCGAGTTCGTCGGCGACCAGTCGTTCGAGGAGACGATGGCGTCGGTCGACGGCGACTCCCTCGAGGAGAAACAGCGGACGCTGATCGGCCACCTCCTTTCCCATGGTCACTTCGGCCCGTTCGAACATCCCCAGGCGACGTTCGCGATCGAGGGGATGAGCCGATCCTGTATGGCCCAGATCACCCGCCACCGACACGTGAGCTTCGACGTCCAGTCGATGCGCTACGTCGCCTTCGACGAGGTCGACCCCGAGGCGGTCCGCGCGGGCGAGATGGTGGTCGTCCCGCCCTCGGCGACGGATCCCGACTGGGTGGGTCGCAACCAGCGATCGGGCTCGGTCGACGAGGCGACGATCGAGAAGCGAGAGGAAGTGTTTCGCGAGTCGGTCTCCCGATCGGTCGAGGACTACCAGCGGCTGCTCGATCTGGGAATGGCCCCCGAGGACGCCCGGTTCGTCCTCCCCATCGGGACGAAGGTCAACGTGGTGATGTCGATGAACGCCCGCATGCTAATGCACGTCGCCGACATGCGCGCCGCGGCGGACGCCCAGTGGGAGATCCGCGAACTCACCGAACGCGTCCTCGAACTCGCCGCCGACTGGTGTCCGATCACGTTCGACTATTACGAGGAGAACATGAAGGGACGGAAGAACCGACTCGCGCCGTAA
- a CDS encoding PadR family transcriptional regulator: MNDLTGFQRDLLYTIAGLNDPHGLALKEELESYYEKEVHHGRLYPNLDTLVDKGLVEKGQRDRRTNVYKLTSRGRREIKARREWEDQLVGDELKTQ, encoded by the coding sequence GTGAACGATCTAACTGGGTTTCAGCGGGACTTACTGTATACGATCGCGGGCCTAAACGATCCACACGGACTGGCGCTCAAGGAGGAGCTCGAGAGTTACTACGAGAAGGAGGTCCACCACGGACGGCTCTATCCGAACCTCGACACGCTCGTCGACAAGGGGCTGGTCGAGAAGGGTCAGCGCGATCGGCGGACGAACGTCTACAAGCTGACGTCCCGCGGTCGCCGGGAGATCAAGGCCCGACGCGAGTGGGAGGACCAGCTCGTCGGGGACGAGCTGAAGACGCAGTAG
- the sod gene encoding superoxide dismutase, with translation MPEKSNAELPPLPYDYDALEPHLSEQVVTWHHDTHHQGYVNGLNSAEETLAENREAGDHGTTPGALENVTHNGCGHYLHTLFWENMSPDGGGEPSGDLADQIEEDFGSYEGWKDEFEAAASAAGGWALLVYDPVAKQLRNIKVDRHDLHALWGAHPVLAIDVWEHSYYYDYGPDRGSFIDAFFEVVNWDEAEQQYQKCLDQFES, from the coding sequence ATGCCAGAGAAATCCAACGCCGAACTGCCGCCGCTTCCGTACGACTACGACGCGCTCGAACCGCACCTCTCCGAGCAGGTCGTCACGTGGCATCACGACACCCACCACCAGGGATACGTAAACGGCCTCAACTCGGCCGAGGAGACGCTAGCCGAGAACCGTGAGGCGGGCGATCACGGTACCACGCCCGGCGCGCTGGAGAACGTGACCCACAACGGCTGTGGGCACTACCTCCACACGCTGTTCTGGGAGAACATGAGCCCCGACGGCGGTGGCGAACCCTCCGGCGACCTCGCGGACCAGATCGAGGAGGACTTCGGCTCCTACGAGGGCTGGAAGGACGAGTTCGAGGCCGCCGCGAGCGCCGCGGGCGGCTGGGCGCTTCTGGTGTACGACCCCGTCGCGAAGCAGCTGCGCAACATCAAGGTCGACCGCCACGACCTCCACGCGCTGTGGGGTGCCCACCCGGTCCTGGCGATCGACGTCTGGGAACACTCGTACTACTACGACTACGGCCCGGACCGCGGCAGCTTCATCGACGCGTTCTTCGAGGTCGTCAACTGGGACGAGGCCGAACAGCAGTACCAGAAGTGCCTCGACCAGTTCGAGTCGTAG
- a CDS encoding DUF5827 family protein, whose protein sequence is MPKPKAEFDRLHPCDFYTAEELLEPEQMYTVYEIARLLQGLEPDADLEPETEVVLMDWAIPWVVVNADDLLVGDPTAEDQPGHYGLKRSEDL, encoded by the coding sequence ATGCCGAAACCGAAGGCGGAGTTCGACCGGCTTCACCCCTGTGACTTCTACACCGCGGAGGAGCTGCTCGAGCCCGAGCAGATGTACACCGTCTACGAGATCGCCCGCCTGCTCCAGGGGCTCGAACCCGACGCCGACCTCGAGCCCGAGACGGAGGTCGTGTTGATGGACTGGGCGATCCCGTGGGTCGTGGTCAACGCGGACGACCTGCTCGTCGGGGATCCGACCGCGGAGGACCAGCCCGGCCACTACGGGCTGAAGCGCTCGGAAGACCTCTAG
- a CDS encoding CaiB/BaiF CoA transferase family protein: MTGEARDAEGEGPLTGLTVLDCSQVLVGPFCTMQLGDLGADVIKVERPGVGDQTRGWHPPRFGADGPSAYYASVNRNKRSVTLNLASEEGRQVLRTLAAEADVLVENFRTGTMEEWGIGYADLKEINPELIYCSLSGYGEWGPYSEKPAYDLMIQAEGGMMSITGERDGDPVRVGVAIADIGAGMYATQSILAALLARELRDAGGQKVDVSLLDAQAAWMSYMATNYFASGEVPGKMGSAHPTIVPYQAFATRDGHVVVAAASEKIWRAFCTAVGREELLEDDRFETNADRVENREALVSILEADLGEYTTEEAVALLGEHDVPARAVHDMAEVFGHPQIAARGMVREVDHPRGSLEMPGSPMFLSETPTAIRRHPPELGEHTEEVLAEAGYTEHEIAGYRDADAI, encoded by the coding sequence ATGACCGGCGAGGCGCGCGACGCCGAGGGCGAGGGGCCGCTCACGGGACTCACGGTGCTCGACTGCTCGCAGGTGCTCGTCGGCCCGTTCTGTACGATGCAGCTCGGCGACCTCGGGGCGGACGTGATCAAGGTCGAACGTCCCGGCGTCGGCGATCAGACCCGCGGCTGGCATCCCCCGCGCTTCGGCGCGGACGGGCCGAGCGCCTACTACGCGAGCGTCAACCGGAACAAGCGCTCGGTGACGCTGAACCTCGCGAGCGAGGAGGGCCGGCAGGTCCTCCGGACGCTCGCGGCCGAGGCCGACGTGCTCGTCGAGAACTTCCGGACGGGGACGATGGAGGAGTGGGGAATCGGATACGCGGACCTGAAGGAGATCAACCCCGAGCTGATCTACTGCTCGCTGTCGGGCTACGGCGAGTGGGGGCCATATAGCGAGAAGCCGGCCTACGACCTGATGATCCAGGCCGAGGGCGGGATGATGAGCATCACCGGCGAGCGGGACGGCGATCCGGTCCGCGTGGGGGTCGCGATCGCCGACATCGGCGCCGGGATGTACGCGACCCAGTCGATCCTCGCAGCGCTCCTGGCTCGCGAGCTACGCGACGCCGGCGGCCAGAAGGTCGACGTGAGCCTGCTCGACGCGCAGGCCGCCTGGATGTCGTACATGGCGACGAACTACTTCGCGAGCGGCGAGGTCCCGGGGAAGATGGGAAGCGCCCATCCGACGATCGTCCCCTACCAGGCGTTCGCGACCCGCGATGGCCACGTCGTGGTCGCCGCCGCCTCCGAGAAGATCTGGCGGGCGTTCTGTACCGCCGTCGGCCGCGAAGAGCTCCTCGAGGACGACCGATTCGAGACGAACGCCGACCGGGTCGAGAACCGCGAGGCGCTGGTGTCGATCCTCGAGGCCGACCTCGGGGAGTACACCACCGAGGAGGCCGTTGCCCTGCTGGGCGAGCACGACGTGCCCGCACGGGCGGTCCACGACATGGCCGAGGTCTTCGGCCACCCCCAGATCGCCGCCCGTGGGATGGTCCGCGAGGTCGACCATCCCCGAGGGAGCCTCGAGATGCCCGGAAGTCCCATGTTCCTCTCGGAGACGCCGACGGCGATCCGTCGTCACCCGCCCGAACTGGGCGAGCACACCGAGGAGGTGCTCGCGGAGGCGGGCTACACCGAGCACGAAATCGCGGGGTACCGCGACGCCGACGCGATCTGA
- a CDS encoding NAD(P)-dependent oxidoreductase, producing the protein MSSKTIGFIGLGIMGLPMAKNLVDAGYSVVGYNRSDEPAEELAEHGGDRGESPADVAERTDVVLLCLPDSPDVENVVLGEGEESDPVIDGVSEGMTVVDHSTISPTVAETVAERLADAGASLLDAPISGGEEGAIEGTLSIMVGGDEDTLDEQMDVLEVLGETITHCGPSGAGQTTKACNQIVVAAQMVGVSEALVFAHNADADLEAVVEAISGGAAGCWTLDNRAPDMIQGEFDPGFFAEYQYKDLRIATDAGEAFGSPMPQTALANELYKTMVQNGMERDDNSGVMQVLEMMAGEEARVDE; encoded by the coding sequence ATGTCATCGAAGACGATCGGATTCATCGGACTCGGAATCATGGGCCTCCCGATGGCGAAGAACCTCGTCGACGCCGGGTACTCCGTCGTCGGCTACAACCGCTCGGACGAGCCGGCAGAGGAGCTCGCCGAGCACGGCGGCGACCGCGGTGAGTCACCGGCGGACGTCGCGGAACGAACCGACGTCGTCCTGCTGTGTCTCCCCGATTCGCCTGACGTCGAGAACGTGGTCCTCGGCGAGGGCGAGGAATCGGATCCCGTCATCGACGGCGTGAGCGAGGGGATGACCGTCGTCGACCACTCGACCATCTCGCCGACGGTCGCCGAGACGGTCGCCGAGCGACTCGCGGACGCCGGCGCGAGCCTGCTCGACGCACCGATCTCGGGCGGCGAGGAGGGCGCCATCGAAGGGACGCTCTCGATCATGGTCGGCGGGGACGAGGACACGTTGGACGAACAGATGGACGTCCTCGAGGTGCTCGGCGAAACGATCACGCACTGCGGGCCGAGCGGCGCCGGCCAGACGACGAAGGCGTGCAACCAGATCGTCGTCGCCGCCCAGATGGTCGGCGTGAGCGAGGCGCTGGTGTTCGCGCACAACGCGGACGCCGACCTCGAGGCCGTAGTGGAGGCGATCAGCGGCGGTGCGGCGGGCTGCTGGACGCTCGACAACCGCGCCCCGGACATGATCCAGGGCGAGTTCGACCCGGGCTTCTTCGCGGAGTACCAGTACAAGGACCTCCGGATCGCCACCGACGCCGGCGAGGCCTTCGGTTCGCCCATGCCCCAGACCGCGCTCGCCAACGAGCTTTACAAGACGATGGTCCAGAACGGGATGGAACGGGACGACAACTCCGGCGTGATGCAGGTCCTCGAGATGATGGCCGGCGAGGAGGCGCGCGTCGACGAGTAG
- a CDS encoding MBL fold metallo-hydrolase — translation MISNLAAGVQAFTSNAFLVDGERTVLVDAGANFDAVGAIRERTDGLDAIVLTHTHPDHIENVSAVREAFGVDVWGFDPDHELVDHAIGDEGRVRLGDHEYSALHTPGHKDDHLCFYAAEPRILFAGDLIFQNGSFGRTDLAEGDRETLIRSIDRVRETVSEELAALHPGHGPSIEGDAYQHVELAGQAARF, via the coding sequence ATGATCTCGAACCTCGCGGCGGGCGTCCAGGCCTTCACGAGCAACGCGTTTCTGGTCGACGGCGAGCGTACCGTCCTCGTCGACGCGGGGGCGAACTTCGACGCGGTCGGGGCGATCCGCGAGCGGACCGACGGCCTCGACGCGATCGTCCTCACCCACACCCATCCCGATCATATCGAGAACGTGTCCGCCGTTCGCGAGGCATTCGGCGTCGACGTCTGGGGGTTCGACCCCGACCACGAGCTCGTCGATCACGCGATCGGGGACGAGGGACGCGTCAGGCTTGGCGATCACGAGTACTCGGCGCTTCACACCCCCGGCCACAAGGACGACCACCTCTGTTTCTACGCCGCCGAGCCGAGGATCCTCTTCGCTGGCGATCTGATCTTCCAGAACGGCAGCTTCGGTCGAACCGACCTCGCGGAGGGTGATCGCGAGACGCTGATCCGAAGCATCGACCGCGTCCGGGAGACGGTCTCGGAGGAGCTCGCCGCGCTCCATCCGGGTCATGGGCCGAGCATCGAGGGCGACGCCTACCAGCACGTCGAACTCGCCGGGCAGGCCGCGCGATTCTAG
- a CDS encoding AI-2E family transporter, translating into MNRSQAFLLLCIGLSAAVSLLVIRPFLQYVLGAIIAAYVLHPVYRRVIPHLGRLLSPIVLILGSLVVVILPLLYIVRAFIADLQQLARGETDLQIERIEATVLEYTGEEVDVAEQFRLFVGNLFEVLFGSAADIATAGMKLSLGLVLVLFLVYYLLKDGTRFVAWSRTVIPLPPEVTDRLFERIDRTIWGVVIGHISVALIQSLIAGVGLYVAGIPNVVFWTFVMAVLALLPLIGAFLVWGPAAVYLALIGDVTTGVLLAVYGIAVVSMVDNYARPIVIDQRAQLNPGVILVGVFGGVYTIGFTGLFVGPIVLGVFAATLQTFKREYDRL; encoded by the coding sequence GTGAACCGATCCCAGGCGTTTCTCCTCCTCTGCATCGGGCTCTCGGCCGCGGTGTCGCTGCTGGTGATCCGACCGTTTCTACAGTACGTGCTGGGAGCGATCATCGCAGCGTACGTCCTCCATCCGGTGTATCGACGCGTCATTCCACACCTGGGACGGCTGCTCTCGCCGATCGTCCTCATCCTTGGCTCGCTCGTCGTCGTGATCCTTCCGCTGCTCTACATCGTGCGGGCGTTCATCGCCGATCTCCAGCAACTCGCCCGCGGCGAGACCGACCTCCAGATCGAGCGGATCGAGGCGACGGTCCTCGAGTACACCGGCGAGGAGGTCGACGTCGCCGAACAGTTCCGGCTGTTCGTCGGAAACCTGTTCGAGGTGCTGTTCGGGAGCGCAGCAGACATCGCTACTGCGGGGATGAAGCTCTCGCTCGGGCTCGTCCTCGTGCTGTTTCTCGTCTATTACCTCCTGAAGGACGGCACGCGGTTCGTCGCGTGGTCGCGGACCGTGATCCCGCTCCCGCCCGAGGTCACCGATCGGTTGTTCGAGCGGATCGACCGAACCATCTGGGGCGTCGTCATCGGCCACATCTCCGTCGCGCTGATCCAGTCGCTGATCGCCGGCGTCGGCCTCTACGTCGCCGGGATCCCGAACGTCGTCTTCTGGACGTTCGTGATGGCGGTGCTCGCGCTGTTGCCGCTGATCGGCGCCTTCCTCGTCTGGGGCCCGGCGGCGGTGTACCTCGCGCTGATCGGCGACGTCACCACGGGTGTGCTCCTCGCCGTCTACGGAATCGCAGTGGTGAGCATGGTGGACAACTACGCCCGGCCGATCGTCATCGACCAGCGCGCCCAGCTCAACCCGGGCGTGATCCTGGTCGGCGTCTTCGGCGGCGTCTACACGATCGGGTTCACCGGCCTCTTCGTCGGTCCGATCGTCCTCGGCGTGTTCGCGGCGACGCTCCAGACGTTCAAACGGGAGTACGACCGGCTCTGA
- a CDS encoding helix-turn-helix transcriptional regulator: MYQSPTSVRGVIAEATIVLQTAESGVPLWFVVLGTCSVLLGVSIVVRRRTRSPSEPPTPPSQPSAPTSSVLTDEERVVGLLESNGGRMRQRRIVERTDWSKSKVSMLLSEMEDDGTIHKLRVGRENVISLPGSEPVATRPADEHER; the protein is encoded by the coding sequence ATGTACCAATCGCCGACGTCCGTGAGGGGGGTGATCGCCGAGGCAACAATCGTCCTCCAGACGGCCGAGAGCGGCGTTCCGCTCTGGTTCGTCGTTCTCGGGACGTGCTCCGTGCTGCTGGGAGTGAGCATCGTCGTTCGGCGGCGAACGCGCTCGCCGTCCGAACCGCCCACGCCACCCTCCCAACCGTCAGCCCCGACGTCGTCGGTCTTGACCGACGAGGAGCGGGTCGTCGGCCTCCTCGAGTCCAACGGGGGGCGGATGCGCCAGCGGCGGATCGTCGAGCGAACCGACTGGTCGAAGTCGAAGGTGAGCATGCTGCTCTCGGAGATGGAGGACGACGGGACGATACACAAGCTCCGAGTCGGCCGCGAGAACGTCATCAGTCTCCCCGGCTCAGAACCGGTCGCTACCCGGCCCGCGGACGAGCACGAACGGTAG
- a CDS encoding alpha/beta fold hydrolase gives MPTVQTNDVETYYERRGDGPPIVFLHGAALDHAQWAFQMDALSDDYTTIAYDVRGHGRTGGSAVEAYSIDLFADDLDAFVTALDLERPVLCGLSMGGCIAQTYAARHPDRLAGLVLADTFTPAFLTWGERLQRSVLLRATIPPVRLLGYERVERAMVWLHERLRRGSSGDYGEIKRLRAEGPRMETDEFAKVIRAVARFDETRVDLPSITVPALVLYGENEPAFVRGHASRLNATLPDVTVREVPGAGHASNLDDPEFFTRAVREFLADVGRAPRTDASDG, from the coding sequence ATGCCGACCGTGCAGACGAACGACGTCGAGACGTACTACGAGCGCCGCGGCGACGGACCCCCGATCGTCTTCCTTCATGGAGCCGCCCTCGATCACGCCCAGTGGGCGTTCCAGATGGACGCGCTGAGCGACGACTACACGACGATCGCCTACGACGTTCGAGGCCACGGTCGGACCGGCGGTTCGGCTGTAGAGGCGTACTCGATCGACCTGTTCGCCGATGACCTGGACGCGTTCGTTACGGCACTGGACCTCGAGCGGCCCGTCCTCTGTGGGCTCTCGATGGGGGGGTGCATCGCACAGACGTACGCGGCTCGTCACCCGGATCGGCTGGCCGGCCTCGTGCTCGCGGACACCTTCACACCCGCGTTTCTCACGTGGGGCGAACGGTTGCAGCGATCGGTGCTGTTGCGGGCTACGATCCCGCCGGTCCGCCTCCTCGGATACGAACGAGTGGAGCGGGCGATGGTGTGGCTCCACGAGCGACTCCGGAGGGGATCGAGCGGTGACTACGGGGAGATCAAGCGGCTCCGGGCCGAGGGGCCGAGAATGGAAACGGACGAGTTCGCCAAGGTGATCCGTGCGGTCGCGCGGTTCGACGAGACGAGAGTCGATCTCCCGTCGATCACGGTTCCGGCGCTGGTCCTCTACGGCGAGAACGAACCGGCGTTCGTCCGGGGCCACGCATCGAGGCTGAACGCCACGCTCCCGGACGTCACCGTTCGTGAGGTGCCGGGCGCGGGACATGCCTCGAACCTCGACGACCCCGAGTTCTTCACCCGAGCGGTGCGGGAGTTCCTCGCCGACGTCGGTCGCGCTCCGCGAACCGACGCGTCCGACGGGTGA
- a CDS encoding ATP-binding protein has translation MNGRLTVLYVGDPSTDGAVEETLTGEVTVVRVDPGDLPTRTTDEPVACAVVGPVEDPAGVVRTVRNRFDSPPIVALVDDERSAREALAADVAAVASSDEPPELLRARIEHAVDHTPHDERDRDPRSHSGVDRPEANATGQADGSTRDVSSANGRRDRRLVVEMLDALDDLVYAFDGEGFVQWNDRLEEVTGRAGGELSRLRPPELFEGEEADRIAEAIEGCTTDELPLTLEATLGTDGGAVPYEFTNSLLRDDGEVVGVVGVGRNVADRRRTERTLERLLEATRELMAAEDEPAVAESAVAAASRVLDLDQTGIHLVDETGERLEPIAVTDATEASLGTVPDLRKGESLAWESFETGSDRVYDDVSRESGIQNPETDLRSEMIFSLGEHGVMIVSSDDADEFDETDVYFAKLLAATITSALGRANREAALEYKNAQLEEFVGVVSHDLRNPLGVAKGYVDLARETGEDSHLERVQQSHERMEQIIDELLVLAREGSSVGATRSIDLETVARRAWENVATPEATLEIDGDGTVTANENRLVQLLENAFGNAVEHAGPDVTVRVEDCEEGFAIADDGPGIAPAKRESVFEPGYTDADGGTGFGMSIIESVAEGHGWRCSLEESETGGLRLVVLTGEEQGPNGR, from the coding sequence ATGAACGGGCGGCTCACCGTGCTCTACGTCGGCGATCCCTCGACCGACGGGGCCGTCGAGGAGACTCTGACCGGCGAAGTGACCGTCGTGCGGGTCGATCCGGGAGACTTGCCGACCCGTACGACCGATGAGCCCGTCGCGTGTGCGGTCGTCGGCCCGGTCGAGGATCCTGCAGGGGTAGTGCGGACCGTCCGCAACCGGTTCGACTCGCCACCGATCGTGGCGCTGGTCGACGACGAGCGGTCAGCCAGGGAAGCGCTCGCCGCCGACGTGGCGGCAGTCGCCTCGTCCGACGAGCCGCCCGAGCTTCTCAGAGCGCGGATCGAACACGCCGTCGATCACACCCCCCACGACGAGCGCGATCGCGATCCGCGCTCGCACAGCGGGGTCGACCGGCCGGAGGCGAACGCGACCGGCCAGGCCGACGGGTCGACTCGAGACGTCTCCTCGGCGAACGGCCGCAGGGATCGACGCCTCGTCGTCGAGATGCTCGACGCGCTCGACGACCTCGTCTACGCGTTCGACGGGGAGGGGTTCGTCCAGTGGAACGACCGCTTGGAGGAGGTGACCGGCCGCGCCGGCGGGGAGCTGTCCCGGCTGCGGCCGCCGGAGCTCTTCGAGGGCGAGGAAGCGGATCGGATCGCCGAGGCGATCGAGGGCTGTACCACCGACGAACTCCCGCTGACGCTCGAGGCAACCCTCGGGACCGACGGGGGGGCCGTCCCCTACGAGTTCACCAACTCGCTGCTCCGTGACGACGGTGAGGTCGTCGGCGTCGTCGGCGTCGGCCGGAACGTGGCCGACCGGAGACGGACCGAGCGGACGCTCGAGCGGCTGCTCGAGGCGACCCGTGAGCTGATGGCCGCCGAGGACGAGCCCGCGGTCGCAGAGTCGGCCGTGGCGGCGGCGAGCCGTGTCCTCGACCTCGATCAGACCGGTATTCACCTCGTCGACGAGACGGGTGAGCGCCTCGAGCCGATCGCGGTCACCGACGCGACGGAGGCGTCGCTCGGCACCGTCCCCGACCTTCGCAAGGGCGAGAGCCTCGCCTGGGAGTCCTTCGAGACCGGCTCGGATCGGGTGTACGACGACGTCAGCCGCGAGTCGGGGATCCAGAACCCCGAGACGGATCTCCGAAGCGAGATGATCTTCTCGCTCGGCGAGCACGGAGTGATGATCGTCTCCTCCGACGACGCCGACGAGTTCGACGAGACCGACGTCTACTTCGCGAAGCTGCTCGCGGCCACCATCACGAGCGCGCTTGGGCGGGCGAACCGCGAGGCCGCCCTCGAGTACAAGAACGCTCAGCTCGAGGAGTTCGTCGGCGTCGTCTCCCACGACCTTCGCAACCCGCTCGGGGTCGCGAAGGGATACGTCGATCTGGCGAGGGAGACCGGCGAGGATTCGCATCTCGAGCGCGTCCAGCAGAGCCACGAACGCATGGAACAGATCATCGACGAACTGCTCGTCCTCGCACGTGAGGGAAGTAGCGTCGGCGCGACCCGGTCGATCGACCTGGAGACGGTCGCCCGCCGGGCGTGGGAGAACGTGGCGACGCCGGAGGCGACCCTCGAGATCGACGGCGACGGGACGGTCACGGCGAACGAGAACCGGCTCGTACAGCTGCTCGAGAACGCGTTCGGAAACGCGGTCGAACACGCCGGACCCGACGTGACCGTCAGGGTCGAGGACTGTGAGGAGGGGTTCGCCATCGCGGACGACGGCCCCGGGATCGCCCCGGCGAAGCGCGAGTCGGTGTTCGAGCCGGGCTACACCGACGCGGACGGTGGTACCGGCTTCGGGATGTCGATCATCGAGAGCGTCGCAGAGGGCCACGGCTGGCGGTGCAGCCTCGAGGAGAGCGAGACGGGTGGACTGCGGCTCGTCGTTCTCACGGGTGAAGAACAAGGGCCAAATGGCCGGTGA
- a CDS encoding SDR family oxidoreductase, with product METLSLDGRTALVTGASSGIGTASARALAREGVNVALSARREDRLEEIADELETEYGTETLTVPADVREEEAVDAMVEACVERFDGLDVLLNNAGLGRGGDVESLSTEDYRLMQETNVDGMFFATRAALPHLKESRGNLIFVGSFAGRFPRPSNPVYAATKWWTRGFAHSVQASVGDEGVGVSVINPSEVRTEFGADMGESFEERFEEGEVTEPEEIAEAVVFAAGQRNSTVSELDLYRRDKFSGF from the coding sequence ATGGAGACGCTATCGCTGGACGGACGGACCGCTCTGGTCACCGGCGCGAGTTCCGGGATCGGGACCGCCTCGGCGCGCGCACTCGCCCGCGAAGGGGTGAACGTCGCGCTCTCGGCGCGGCGCGAGGACCGACTCGAGGAGATCGCGGACGAACTCGAAACGGAGTACGGTACCGAGACGCTCACGGTGCCGGCAGACGTCCGCGAGGAGGAGGCCGTCGACGCGATGGTCGAGGCCTGCGTCGAGCGCTTCGACGGGCTCGACGTCCTGCTCAACAACGCGGGCCTCGGGCGGGGCGGAGACGTCGAGTCGCTCTCGACCGAGGACTACCGGCTGATGCAGGAGACCAACGTCGACGGCATGTTCTTCGCCACGCGGGCCGCGCTGCCCCACCTCAAGGAGTCGCGGGGCAACCTGATCTTCGTCGGGAGCTTCGCGGGCCGGTTCCCTCGCCCGTCGAACCCCGTTTACGCCGCGACCAAGTGGTGGACCCGCGGGTTCGCCCACAGCGTCCAGGCCAGCGTCGGCGACGAGGGCGTCGGCGTCAGCGTCATCAATCCCTCCGAGGTCCGCACGGAGTTCGGCGCCGACATGGGCGAGTCGTTCGAGGAACGGTTCGAGGAGGGTGAGGTCACCGAACCCGAGGAGATCGCCGAGGCGGTCGTCTTCGCTGCCGGCCAGCGGAACTCGACGGTGAGCGAACTCGACCTCTACCGGCGCGACAAGTTCAGCGGTTTCTGA